The following coding sequences lie in one Pseudorasbora parva isolate DD20220531a chromosome 18, ASM2467924v1, whole genome shotgun sequence genomic window:
- the uqcr10 gene encoding cytochrome b-c1 complex subunit 9, whose product MALVRSVYNLLFRRTSTFAITIMVGAVVFERVFDQAGDAIFENINRGKLWKHIKHNYEEKEE is encoded by the exons ATGGCGCTCGTTAGAAGTGTCTACAATCTGCTCTTCAGAAGAACGTCAACTTTCGCCATAACCATCATGGTGGGAGCTGTTGTCTTCGAGAGGGTGTTTGATCAGGCTGGAGATGCGATATTTGAAAACATAAATCGGGGG AAACTCTGGAAACACATTAAACACAATTATGAAGAGAAGGAAGAATAA
- the prodha gene encoding proline dehydrogenase 1, mitochondrial produces the protein MSCSKVIPALVRVKPGQLFGSRLRSTAASTQHKELKTEDTPLDPSCTIVEKPCDVDLISGKAHTDSRKISVDFDNTQEAYKSKDTLELLRSLLVFKLCTFDFLVDKNKELMDLSKKVFGQRLFEKLMKMTFYGQFVAGEDQSSIKPLIEKNQAFGVGSVLDYSVEEDLTQEEAEKKEMDSCVSEAEKESHGMDHREKKYKAHRQFGDRRGGVISARTYFYADEAKCDHHMETFINCIKASAGSSVDGFSAIKMTALGRPQFLLQFSEVLVKWRRFFNLLAAHQGKDGMAILEQKLELEQLQDSLIKLGVGAKSDVENWFTGEKLGSSGTIDLLDWNSLINDRTKISNLLVVPNMESGHLEPLLSKFTDEEERQMKRMLQRMDVLAKHAVESGVRLMVDAEQTYFQPAISRLTLEMQRIFNREKPNIFNTYQCYLKEAYDNVSVDVELSRREGWYFGAKLVRGAYMYQERSRAAEIGYEDPINPDYEATNRMYHKCLEFILEEINLNRMANVMVASHNEDTVKFTLEKMNEMSLSPTENKVYFGQLLGMCDQISFPLGQAGFPVYKYVPYGPVNEVIPYLSRRAQENRGFMKGSQRERSLLWKEIQRRLFNGQLLYRPVY, from the exons ATGTCTTGCTCTAAAGTTATCCCCGCTCTGGTCAGAGTAAAGCCGGGTCAGTTGTTTGGCTCGCGGCTTCGCTCCACAGCCGCATCCACGCAGCACAAAGAGCTGAAGACGGAGGACACGCCGCTGGACCCGAGCTGCACGATCGTGGAGAAGCCCTGCGATGTGGATCTCATCAGCGGGAAGGCGCACACGGACAGCCGGAAGATCTCCGTCGATTTCGACAACACACAAGAAGCCTACAAGAGCAAAGACACACTGGAGCTGCTCAGAAGTCTGCTGGTGTTCAAACTCTGCACCTTTGACTTCCTGGTTGACAAAAATAAAGAG CTGATGGACCTCAGTAAAAAGGTGTTTGGCCAGCGTCTCTTTGAGAAACTGATGAAAATGACCTTCTACGGTCAGTTTGTTGCGGGTGAGGACCAGAGCTCCATCAAACCTCTGATTGAGAAGAACCAGGCGTTTGGCGTGGGCTCGGTTCTGGACTACAGCGTGGAGGAGGACCTGACTCAGGAAGAGGCTGAGAAGAAGGAGATGGA TTCCTGTGTTTCTGAGGCTGAGAAAGAAAGTCATG GTATGGATCATCGTGAGAAAAAGTACAAAGCTCATCGACAGTTTGGAGATCGGCGCGGAGGAGTGATCAGCGCTCGCACGTATTTCTACGCAGATGAAGCCAAGTGTGACCATCACATGGAGACATTCATCAACTGCATTAAAGCTTCCG ccGGAAGCTCTGTCGATGGCTTCTCAGCCATTAAGATGACCGCGCTGGGCCGGCCGCAGTTCCTG CTGCAGTTCTCTGAGGTGCTGGTGAAGTGGAGGCGCTTCTTCAACCTGCTGGCCGCACATCAGGGGAAAGACGGCATGGCCATACTCGAGCAGAAGCTAGAGCTTGAACAACTGCAG GACAGTTTGATCAAGCTAGGTGTGGGTGCTAAATCAGACGTTGAGAACTGGTTTACAGGAGAGAAACTGGGATCATCAGG GACCATTGATCTGTTGGACTGGAACAGTCTCATCAACGACAGAACCAAAATCTCCAACCTGCTTGTGGTGCCCAACATGGAG AGTGGTCACCTGGAGCCTCTGTTGAGCAAATTCACTGATGAAGAGGAGAGACAGATGAAGAGGATGCTGCAGAGAATGGACGTCCTTGCCAAG CACGCTGTGGAGAGCGGCGTGAGGCTGATGGTGGACGCAGAACAGACATATTTCCAGCCGGCCATCAGCAGACTGACCCTGGAGATGCAAAGGATCTTCAACAGAGAAAAACCCAACATCTTCAACACCTACCAGTGCTACCTTAAA GAAGCGTATGATAATGTGTCCGTGGATGTGGAGCTGTCGCGTCGGGAGGGCTGGTACTTCGGCGCCAAGCTGGTCAGAGGAGCGTACATGTATCAGGAGAGATCTCGGGCGGCAGAGATTGGCTACGAAGACCCCATCAACCCTGACTATGAGGCCACCAACAGGATGTACCATAA GTGTCTGGAGTTCATTCTGGAGGAGATTAATCTCAACAGGATGGCCAACGTCATGGTGGCGTCTCACAATGAGGATACGGTCAAATTCACCCTGGAGAA AATGAACGAGATGAGTCTCTCTCCCACTGAGAACAAGGTTTACTTTGGACAGCTGCTGGGAATGTGCGACCAGATCAGCTTCCCGTTGG GTCAGGCAGGATTCCCGGTTTACAAGTATGTTCCGTACGGCCCCGTGAACGAGGTCATCCCGTACCTGTCACGCCGAGCACAGGAGAACCGTGGCTTCATGAAGGGTTCGCAGAGGGAGCGCAGCCTGCTGTGGAAAGAGATCCAGCGCAGACTCTTCAATGGACAACTGCTCTACAGACCTGTGTACTAA